The Calothrix sp. PCC 7507 DNA segment AATGTCGCTGTGACAATCTCCTTTAAACTCGCTGAAGACAGAAGTTCTTCCCATTGTTTGCGGAGGTTTGCATTACTGGGTTCGGCAGTGTATGCTGCTGCAAGTGTCGCCACACAGTCATACCAAACACCGTTTTTCCCGAAAGCAATGGCCTGCTTGAGAACATCTTGGTCTTGCATTGCTGTTGCCAACTCAGCACTGGGTTGGATGCGCTGAACCCAACCATCAACATAGGGTGTACTCGGGCTAAGTGTTCCATCTACTTTGAGTGCTAGGAACCATTGATAGTTTTTACCAATGGCTAAAGCGGGTGCATTGGCTGGTAATTTGATCGCAATTACCCCAGTTTTCTCCGCAACTGGAATCTTCATCTGATATTGCATATTACCCACTTCATCCTTGAGGCTGAATAAGGCTTCTTGGGCATTGGATTCTGGAAGATATACCAGAATTGTGGGTCGTTCAGACACTGTTGTGCCATAAAAGTTTTCGGGTAAGAGGGCGATTAGCGCTGCCGCTTCTGTTGCACTTATAGTTGATGGATTCAAGTAGTAAGTACCCACACGAGAAGCGCCTCCCGTTGCTTGTCTGGGCGTACCCTTGCCAGGGGGCGGGGTAAAGAGATTACCTCGAGAAGCGCCTCCCGTTGCTTGTCTGGGCGTACCCTTGCCAGGGGGAGGTGTAAAGAGATTACCTCGAGAAGCGCCTCCCGTTGCTTGTCTGGGCGTACCCTTGCCAGGGGGAGGTGTAAAGAGATTACCTCGAGAAGCGCCCCCTGTTGCTTGATTAGGAGCGCCCTTACCAGGGGGCGGGGTAAATGTAACAGCATAGGCACTAGTCCATCCAGTGCTAGCGATCAGCGCGATCGCGCTTAATGTACTAGCTAAATATCGACGTTTCATGATGTTTGACCTCATCTAATTGCAATCAATGTGATATGAAAGACTTTTCTTTTGACTATCGCTAAGAGCTTAGAGAATAAGTTCAAGTAATAGTCACGTTGCTTTTTTATGAATTCAAAATCCTTTTCTTTTTCGGTCAAGTTAGAGAACTTCTACTAGCAGTATAGGCGAGGTTTAGCAAAAAATCCTGTAAAAAAACAGCCTAATTTATCTACATTTAAATCAGTGTTATTACGTACTTAGATCCAATTTCCAATCAAAACAAAAGCAGACCAAAAGAACGGATCGTGGAAATCAGTTTGGCGAATTAGGTTAATTTGTGCTTGTCTTAGAGCTTCGGCTTTAGTGATTTTGGGTTGTCGGAGTTGGTCATAGAAGCGAGTCATGAGCATGGAGGCTGCTCGATCTTTGACAGGCCAGAGGGTGGCGATAGTTGAGCGAGCGCCGGATTTGACAGCCAAGCCCGCCAGTCCCAGGACGGCACGATCGTCTCCTGCTGCTGTATCACAGGCACTTAGTACCAGTAACTCGATGGCTTTCGATGGATCGCTACCCCGATTTTTCAGGAGTTCAGATAACTCCTTAACATTGACTTGTCCATCCCAAGTGAGTAAAAAGGTATCTTCAAGGCGGGAGCTAAACTGTCCGTGGGTTGCGAGGTGGACAATGCCGGCGCTACTGAATTTCACCCGTTCAGCAAGGGCTTGACTGGTGAAATCTTGGTTCAGCAACATAGAGGAAGAAACTGCCTTGGAGATTTGTTTCACTTCTGATTCCACGGCGGGCAAAGCACTAAAGCCAGCACGAGATTGGCTAATACCACCGACGATCGCATTAATTTTTTGTTGACGATGCGATCGCGTAGCCATCAGTTGCAATCCTGGTGAGAGCGCCACGGCATACTTCTCAATCAAATATTGCTTACCGTCATATAAAGCTGCTATGGGAATGTTCCGCAATCGACCATCCAAAACAAACACCAATGTCTTAGTATCCGTGAACGCTTGTTCTGCTTCTCCTGGACGAATCAACCAATCATAAATCTGTTGGGACAATCGATCTCGGTATTGGGAATCCGAGACAGGATTAAGCGCCTCCAAAAAATTGTCCAGAGTCTGCTCAACTTCAGCTTGAGATTTGTGCGTCACATAGGAACGGAGTGGTTGCCCTGCTTTTGAGAGGATGACTGTGAACCGATCTGGCAGGATAATGGGATAAACGACGGTCGCAGTGGGATCAACCTGATCAATCTGTTGAGTTCTATCTAAACAGGCTTCCCGAAAAAAGTTATCGAGTTCCGCAATTTGCAGGGCTTCAATCAATTCACGGGCTTGCATCAGCTCTGCTTGACTCGGTTGTTCCTGGGGAGTTACTAATTTTTCTCCCTTCGTCTGTGCGCCCTGATCTGTTTCATGCTCTAGAAGTAAACCCACCAGCTCCCGATACACAGGCTCTACACTTTCCCGAAAAGAGAATTGGACATCGGGGTTAACGGCAACTAAATCAGAACGCAGTGCTTTTAATGCTTTAACTGCCTCAGTATAGGCGGAAATGGCTTGTGCGCGATCGCCCTGTTGTTTATACAACTGTCCCACCTGCCAAGCAGATTGAGCAATGATATCGTTAGCTTGGAGTTGACGGGCAATGTGGAGTGACTTCTGGGCTAATCCCTGGGCTTCAGAAAACTGCTGTGTGCGCCGGTATATTTGTCCCCACTGATGCAATGCATGAGCTTCTGCAGGACCATCTTGGATCTGCTGTGCAGACTTGACTGTTACTGCCATCAATTGTGCTAGGTCTTTCAGGGGTATAATTTGCTCAGGATTTTTTAGCCGATTGACGGTGGAAACAAAATTTATCCCTGCGTAGAGGGAACTGTGACTGGTGGGCAGTTCTCCAAATTGTTGTAGTAGTTGAGGTGCGAGGGCAGCAGCAAGCTCAGGCTTGTCATAGTAGAGGAAAAGTTTAAACTGAGCTAAACGCGCTTGCAACTGATCGCCTGGGTTGGTGGCTATTTGTTGTGCCTGTTCAAAGTAATCTAATGCTGCTTGTGGATCTTGTAGATCAACGGCGTTTTTTCCTAAATTCAGCAAGATAGAACTCAAATAAGGTCTAGCGGCAATTTTATTCGCTATTGCTAAACCCTGTTCTAAAATTTGTTGACTATTACCAGAATCACCAATGATTTGCAGAGCTAAACCAAGCGATCGCAATCCACTAACTTTGATTTCATTATCCGGCATCCCTTGGATTTTTTGAGTAAGTGCTTCCAACTGTTGTTTAGAACGGCGGTAAAATCCCAAACTTTGTAAAGCTTGCGCCTGGTTAATTTGACTACCCAGGCTGCCCATTGTATCGCCTGCTTGGTCATAATATTTTTGAGCTTGTTGCCAACTTTCCAGGGCGGTTTCAGCTTTACCAGTGTGCAATTGCAAATTTGCCTGGGTATTGAGCGCCTGCGCCCAAAGAATTGAATCAGCAGCGGGTTTGGCTGTTTGCAACAGTTTTAAGCTTTGCTCAATCGACTGTTGAGCTGCTTGCCATTGGTTGAGTTCTTGTTGCGCTAGTGAAAGATAACTTAAACTTAAGGCTTCGTTCAGGCGATCGCCTTGTTGACGGTAATATTGTACTGCTGTTTGCCAAGCCGTCACTGCTTCTGTAAAGCTTCCTGAACGATAAAGATTCCGTCCCTGTTCTAGCCAGTTGGTAGATTGAGCAGATGATAGAGAAGTTGATGGTGAAAGATTTTGCAGAGATGCTTTTGCCGGTGTCATACTCACTGCTAAACATAAGCTCAAGATAGTAAGACTGATATAAAGCCAACGTTGTTGTTTGATTTGGAAAAGCATAAATAATTACTAATAGTTTCAAGAGCAGTCACAGCACTCATTTACATATTGCCCAATTGGTCGTCCAATCTATCAGTTCTCGCTTTCACTGATCCGTCTTTGTTGGGCGATCGTTTTGAGGAGTTAAATAGTTAGCCCTAAAAAAATTAACTTTTAGAAACAGCAGCACAAGTTCTTGAATACAGTATTATGTTATCTGGGAATAGCAGCACAGGTTAATGGTTGTTCCCCCTGAGTAGGAGATTTATCTGCAACTAACTCGATTTTTCCCAGGAAATTGCGTCGCCAACCAGTAGCTTGAACAAGAACTTCTCTTGGCACTCGTGTTTGTGCCGTCACTTCGGTAGTAGTATGGTATGCAGTCAGATTGCGGATATCGGACCAAGGGCGTAGGCGTAGCCCGTCGTAGACATCGCTCGCCACTTCGTCGCGAACGATCGCACGACTATTCAAGTCTTAGTACCCACAGCTTGATAACCCGCAACTTGGGTTACTAAAGTAGACTAAAGATTTTTGGCTATATTTAGTCATCTTTAGATGACTTCCGCTATTAGCAAGGAACTTCAGTTCCTTGCGGGACATGACTTTTACGTTAAGTTGACGCCAATGCCCACTCCCTGCTCCCGCCTCTCTCAAATGACGGTTGTTTGCCGTCTAATTGGTAAGATTATTTTTAGAAATCACCTAAACATCACCCAAGAGGAACTAGCAAACTGATTAGATGTGGCTTACGGTAAAATCAGCCCTTGGGAAATTGGTGACATGCAATCATCTCCGCTGGCATTTAAACAGATTAGAGCAATGTTAGAAGATTTGGTGAATTCGCCAGAGCCAGAGTTACAGAAACTCGGCAAAGACCTACTCATTAAATATTGTTTAGCAGCGGAGTAGAGATTGTGGCTGATTTAGTGAAAGCAACTCTCCCTGAAGATATCTTTACAGGCGGTGGTGAGATGGGGCGAGTTATGCGATCGCTCGACTGGTCGAAAACGCTCTTGGGTGCGGTATCCGATTGGCCGCAAAGCTTGAAAACAACCGTCAGCATCATCTTGAACTCTCGCTATCCCATGTTTGTTTGGTGGGGAAGGGAGTTAGCCGCGATTTATAATGATGCGTATCGACCGATCCTGGGAGCAACTAAGCATCCGCAATTTTTGGGTAATTCGGCGCGGGATATGTGGGCGGAAATTTGGCATACACTCGGCCCTTTGACAGATATTGTCTTGAGTACGGGAGAGCCTACTTGGTGCGAGGATTTGCTGCTGTTAATGGATCGCAACGGCTATACCGAAGAAACCTACTTCACTTTTTCCTACAGTCCAGTGCGAGACGAAAGTAATGGTGTCGGCGGCGTCTTTTGTGCTTGTAGTGAAACCACAGAACGGATTATCGGTGAGCGACGGCTCCGAACCCTGCGTGAGTTGGCTGCAAATACAGGAGAAGCGAAGAGTGTGGTTGAAGCTTGTCGCATTACAACTGATACTTTAAGTAATAATCCTGAAGATATTCCCTTTGCATTGCTGTATCTCGTTAACGAAGATGGTAGCCAAGGTAACTTAGTTAACACTGTGGGTATTGCACCTGGAACGATCGCCAGTTATGAACAGATTGATTTAAGGCAAAACCTCGATCCTTGGCAAATTGCACAAGTCTACCGCACAGGAGAAGCGATCGCTCTCGAGGATTTAGTTGAGCGATTCGGTGTCCTTCCTGGTGGGGCTTGGGAGGCATCACCGCAGGCGGCCCTTGTCTTGCCAATTACTCGACTAGAAAAGCAACAACAGGCTGGGTGGCTTATTTTGGGTATTAGCCCGCGGCGTGAGTTTGATGAGCATTATCGGGGGTTTTTTGAATTAATTACCAGCAATGTGGCTACAGCGATCGCCAATGCTCGTGCTTATGAAGAAGCACGCCAGAAGGCAGAAGCTTTAGCAGAACTCGATCGGGCGAAAACCTTATTTTTCAGTAATATTTCCCATGAGTTGCGTACACCACTAACGCTAATGCTCAGTCCTCTAGAGGAAGCGTTAGCACTTGCAGATGATACTTTATTGGTGACGCAGCGGCAGTCGCTAGAAATGGTACATCGCAACAGTCTACGCTTACTCAAACTGGTGAATACTTTGCTCGATTTCTCCCGGATTGAAGCTGGACGGATTCAAGCAGTTTATGAACCAACCAATTTAGCGACTTTTACCAGCGAGTTAGCCAGCGTTTTCCGCTCTGCGATCGAACAGACTGGTATGAGCTTAGTCGTTCATTGTCCTCCACTTCCCGAACTAGTGTATGTAGACCGGGAAATGTGGGAAAAGATTGTCTTAAATTTGCTCTCCAACGCCTTCAAGTTCACCTTTGAGGGGGAAATAACTGTTAACTTGCAATTTATTGGCGATCGCATAGAACTTTCAGTTCAAGACACAGGAATCGGCATCGTCAGTGAAGAGATACCTCATTTATTTGAACGGTTCTATCGAGTCAAAGGCTCACAGGGACGCTCATTTGAAGGTTCGGGCATTGGCTTGTCACTAGTAGAGGAATTGGTGAAACTGCATGGTGGGACAGTTACAGTTACCAGTGTGCCGGCAGAAGGCAGTTGTTTCACCGTCTCAATTCCTACAGGTTATACTCATTTACCCCCAGACCGAATCGGCACAACTCGGACGCTAACATCAACTGCATCAGGAGCTGTTGCTTACCTCGAAGAAGCTTTGCAGTGGCTACCCCAGGGAGCAGGGAGCAGGGAGACAAATAATAACCAATGCCCCATGCCCCATTCTGCCCGTATTCTCTTGGTCGAAAACAATGCAGATATGCGTAATTATGTCAAGCAGTTGTTAGTGAGTCAGCAATATGAGGTGGAAACAGTTACAGATGGAGTGGCTGCATTAGCGGCGATGCGTCAACATCGGCCTGATCTGGTGTTAAGCGATGTGATGATGCCTCGGATGGATGGGTTTGAGTTGCTGCGATCGCTACGTTCCGATCCAGCTACAAGAGAAATTCCGATGATTGTATTATCTGCACGAGCAGGGGAAGAGTCACGATTAGAAGGACTGCAAGCCGGAGCCGACGATTATTTGATTAAGCCGTTCTCAGCGCGTGAGTTGCTGGCACGGATAGAGGTCAACTTGAAGCTGTCTCGATTACGACAAGAAGCATTACAGCGAGAACAAGAACTGCGATCGCAAAGTGAAACGTCACAACAAGCGGCTGAAGTTGCCAAAGCAACTTTAGAAAACGTCTTAGCTAGCATCAAAGATCAGTTTTTAGTTTTAGACCATGAGTGGCGTTACATTTATGTTAATGATCGGGTAGTGGAAGTCATAGGTATACCCAGAAAAAACCTGCTTGGCAAAAGTATCTGGGAATTATTTCCTGATATGGTAGGTAGTGAATTCTACACCCAGGTGCATCGGGCTGTATCTGAGCCAACGCCTGTGCAATTTGAGTATTTTTATCCGGCTTGGAATCGCTGGTTTGAGAACCGCATCTACCCCACTGTTAATGGAGTATCGATTTTAATTACAGAAATTACTGACCGCAAACAAGCCGAGATAGCCCTGCAACACAGCGAAGAACGCTACCGAGCCTTTGTTGAACAAAGTACAGAAGCTATCTGGTGCTTTGAAACCACATCACCTTTAGATATCAACTCCTCGGAAGCAGAACAGATTCAACACTTCTATGAATATTGTTATTTAGCAGAATGCAACCAAGTAATGGCGCAAATGTACGGCGCTTCCTCTCCTGATGACCTGATTGGCGCCAGGCTGACAGATTTGCTAGTGGAGTCAGAGCCTTTTAACTTGCAATATCTGCGTGCCTTTATTCATTCTGGCTATCGACTAGTCGATGCGGAATCTTATGAGGTAGATCAACAAGGCAATCCGAAAGTATTTTTAAATAATCTAGTCGGGATTATTGAAGACGGAATGCTGGTGAGAGCTTGGGGAACTCAACGTGATATCACCGATCGCAAACGAGCTGAAGCCGCCTTACAGGAAAGTGAAAACAGATTCCGTCAGATGGCAGAAACTATTCAAGATGTCTTCTGGATTGTGGATTTTGACCTGCGACGAGCCTTGTATATTAGTCCAGCTTATGAACAAATTTGGGGACGTTCTTGTGAAAGTCTCTACCACAACTTTGAGGGCTGGATGGACAACATTCACCCAGACGATCGCGAAATGGTGCGAATGGCGGCTAATCAATGTATACAAACGGGAAGCCTGAGTATTGAATATCGAGTTATCCGTCCAGATGGTTCAATCAGGTGGGTGCGCGATCGCGGTTACAACCTTGAGGATGAATCGGGGCTAACTCGTCGCATTGCTGGTATTGCCGAAGACATCACCGAACGCAAACAGATTGCAGCCGCTCTCCAAGAAAGTACAGCGATTCTCAATGCCATTAATCAAACTTCACCCACCCTGATTTTCGTCAAAGACAGACAGGGAAAGATGCTGATGGCAAATCCGGCAACAGTTCAGGCGATTGGTAAACCGGAAGCGGCGATCGTGGGCAAAACCGATTTCGACTTCCACATCAACCGCGCTGAAGCAGAACAGATCGTAGAAAATGATCGCCTGATTTTGGAAACTGGACAATTACAGACATTTGAGGAAATAGTCGAGGTAGCAGCAGGCAGACGTACTTATCTTTCGACAAAATCGCCCTACAGAGATAGCCAGGGCAATATTATCGGCTTAATTGGAATTTCATTTGATATTAGCGATCGCAAACAAGCCGAAGCCGCATTGCGAAAAAGCGAAGAGCGGGCACATCTCGCCATCAAGGTGGGTAGGCTGGGCACTTGGAGCTACGATCCCGTCACCAACCTTGTGGAACTAGACGAGCGGATGCGCGAAATTTGGGGCGAACCCGTAAGCGCGATCGCCCCTCTAGCAATCATCATGGAACGCATACACCCTGACGATCAAGCACGTGTAGCGCGTGCTATAGGCGCTGCACTCGATCCGAGATCGTCGGGGACTTACGAGATTGAATACCGCATCATCTGGCCTGACGGCACTGAACACTGGGTGTTAGCCAACGGACAGACGCAATTCGCCACAGAAGGCGTAGCCAAAAAAGCGATCGCCTTCACCGGTACTGCACTCGACATCACCGAACGCAAACAGGCTGAAGCCACACTGCGGCAAAGTGAAGAACGCTACCGTTATTTAGCAGAATCGATTCCCCAACTAGTTTGGACTGCTGATACCAATGGTAGAATGACCGATGTCAATCAACGCTGGTCAGAATTCACCGGGCTAACCCTTGCTCAAGCCCAGTCTGAAGGTTGGCAAGCCATTGTACACCCTGATGATTTACCCCTACTCACACAGAATTGGGCAACGGCGCAACAAGCAGGTACACATTATCAAGCTGAAGGTCGGATGCGACGAGCTGATGGCACCTATCACTGGCATTTACACCAAGCGGTACCACTAAAAAATCCCCAGGGTCGGGTGATTAAATGGTTTGGGACGGCTACGGATATTGAAGATCAAAAACAACTCGATCAACAGCGCCAGCTGCTGCTTGAGCAAGAGCAAGCAGCCCGCGCTCAAGCCGAAACCGCCAACCGCATCAAGGATGAATTTTTAGCCGTACTATCTCACGAATTGCGATCGCCCCTGAATCCGATTTTGGGTTGGTCTAGGTTGCTCCTTAATGGCAAATTGGATGCCACAAAAACCACTCAGGCGGTACAAATAATTGAACGCAATGCCAAACTCCAAGCCCAACTCATTGAAGATTTGTTAGATATCTCTCGCATCCTAGTTGGCAAATTTAGGCTAGAAAATGCTCCTGTGAATTTAGCAGCGATTATCGTAGCTGCTCAAGAAACTGTACAGTTAGCAGCACAAGCCAAGTCAATTCAAATTCAGACAGTACTTGACCCTAATATCGAACAGGTTTTGGGCGATGCTGCTCGTCTACAGCAAGTGATTTGGAATTTGTTGACCAACGCCGTTAAATTCACTAATCCCGGCGGACGAGTGGAAATTCGGCTCGATGGCGTTGACTCCCACGCTCAAATTCAAGTTACTGATACAGGTAAAGGCATTCATCCCGACTTTTTGCCTCATGTATTCGAGTATTTCCGTCAGGAAGATGGCGCCACCACCCGCAAGTTTGGCGGACTAGGGTTAGGGCTAGCGATCGTTCGTCATTTAGTCGAACTGCATGGTGGTACCGTTCGAGCCGCTAGTCCAGGGGAAGGAGAAGGAGCGACTTTCACCGTCCGTTTACCGCTTTTAAAGGCAGACAAAACCATCAATAATGTAGATAATTCCTCACCTCTCGCCCTTGACACCTCACCACTAACTGGTATCCGGGTGCTTGTAGTCGATGATGAGACAGATACAAGAGAATTAATTGCCTTCATTTTAGAACAAGCTGGAGCGATCGTCACCACAGCAGTCTCGGCGATTGCAGCCCTCCAAGCGATCGCCCAAACTCCACCCGATGTTTTAGTCAGCGACATTGGGATGCCTCACATGGACGGCTATATGCTTATGCAACAAATTCGCGCCGAAAATAGCCAAATTTTAGCGATCGCTCTCACTGCTTACGCCGGCGAAATGAATCAGCAACAAGCTCTTTCTGTAGGGTTTCAACACCATCTCTCTAAGCCAATAGATCCCGATCAGTTAGTACAAGCTATAATCAATCTTTTGAAGATTAATTCGTAGTTTTTTATACACTATTTTCAGCGGTTTTCCCAATATTGCCGTAGGGGCAGAGTTTCCCCCATTGGTGTCAACTCAAGCTACAGATGGCTGATTGCAAGGCTTATCTACCCGCCTGCTCATGTCTTGCACCAGGCGACTGGAAGTCACGGCTACACAGGCTAAACCCGCGTAGGCGGGTTCAAAACCCTTGTTTCTCCGTGAGTCCGCGTAGGCGGACTTTATTTGTATAGCCGCGATTTCTAATCGCCAGGGCTTGGTGCAAGATGTCAGCCTGGGAATGAATTCCCAGGCTAATAGCCAAAGTTTACTAAAGTAAACTGAGGATTTTTAGTCATCTGAAGATGACTTTTGCTATGAGCAAGAAACTTCAGTTCCTTGCGGGACATGGGTTTCACTTTAAGTTGACACCAGTGGGTTTCCCCGCCCTCTATATGTATTACATTCTACCGAGAACCGCTATATATTGAATTCGAGCTTATTATCTTATTTGCGAACAGGCTTTTGCATCTTGAGCCTGAGACTTGCCACTAGGGCATAAAAAGTCCCAACTTTGGGCAGAAATTTCAATTCCTGGGTAAAGCTGTTTTGCCTTCTGATAATATTCGATGGCTTTCTTGATATATTTTTTCTGGTTTTGATCAATTGCTCTTTTGACATTATTGGGATTTTTATCCTTTAAAGGGTCTATTTGTTTGTTGCGTTCCTCTTGTGAATCAAAGTCGGGGTCTTGTTTGATTGCTGTATCAAAAGCATCGAAGGCTTCATCGAATTTTCTTTCGTATAGAGCTTTGATCTCTTTGGCTTCTTTAAGTTTTCTCTCTTGTATAGCTTTGATATGTTCTACTTCTTTAAGTTTTACCAGCTTTGCAGCTTTCAGCCCTTCTGTTAAGAGTTGAGCCGTAGCTGAAAGATTAAGGGCATACAAGCGCCGTGCTTCTTTTTCGGGTACAATTCCTGAATTAGCAAAAGCAGAGTCTTGGGCGATCGCTGCTTTAAAAGCTGCGGCTGCTTCTTTGAGTTCTCCCTGCTTTGCGGCTTTCAATCCTTTTGCTAATTGTATGGAAGCCTCAGATAGATTTTCTGCTTCTTCCTTTGGTTCAAAATTAAAAGTCTGTCCTCGTTGTTTAGCTTCGTTGAATTTAGCGATCGCTCCTTCAGTATCTCCTTGACGTGCTAAATCTCTTCCCTGCTCAATCAGCAACTTAGCATCAACTTCTGGAACATTACAGAGATTGCGAACCTCTGCAGTTATGGAAGAATTGGTGCGTAGATAGTTACGTACTAAAGCACAACTCTCATCTAACAACTGATCAAAATTCAAATTCCAAAGAATCACTCGACCGTCATCACTTGCAGAAGCAAGAGTTTGACCATCAGGACTAAACTTTACACTAGACACCACATCTGTGTGCTTGTTGATGGTATGCAATAAAGTCCCATTTCGACCCCACAAAATCACCTTTTTATCTGCACCCGCAGAAGCCAGAATTTTGCTATCAGGGCTGAAAGCTATATCAATAACTTTGTTTGTATGCCCGTACAGCGTTTTGATTAAATTCCCATTTAAATTCCACAATTTTATCGTACCATCCACACTAGCAGAGGCTAAGAGTTGACCATCTGGGCTAAAAGTAACCGCTTGAAGTAAATTTTGATGCCCTGCTAAATTTTTTTGAAACTTCCACGAAGTGCCCTCTTTCCTCCAAAGTTTAATAATGTTCTCTAAACCACCAGAAGCTAACAATTGACCATCGGGACTAAAACTGACGCTACGAACACCATTTGTATGCCCTGAAAGTGCTTGAATTTCAGTCAATGAATTTCCTTTGTATTCCCAAAGAATGACTTTATTATTAGCATCACCTGAAGCTAAAGTTTTTCCATCAGGGCTGAAACTAATGCTATAAAAATCCGTACCTATATTTGGTGACGAAGCCAGAAATTCACCTTCTCGTCTCCAGATCTTGATAGTGCCATCCTTACTAGCAGACGCTAATGTTTGTCCATCATGACTAAAACGAACTTGCCAAATCAATTCTTTATGTAATGAAATAGGAGATTTTTTATCCCATTTTTTGCTATTTTCATTCCAATTCCAAAGGTTAATATTACGCTCTTTATTAATTTCAGACTGACCAGATGAAGCGATTGTTCTGCCATCAGGGCTAAAGCTGACACTCTTGATTTTTTCTTTTTCATGTCGCAGATATTTCAGCTTACTATCGATATTCCAAAGCTTAACAGTTCCGTCATGGCTAGCTGAAGCTAAAGTTTGACCATCATCAGTGAACTTGATAGCTAATACTGGCCCGTCGTGACCTGACAACTCTAAGTTCTTTGGCTTTAATTCTTGATTTTGTGGTGGCTGACTGTCATAATTTGACCTCAAAAACCAAATTTTGACACTTTGATCCGTACTTGCTGAGGCTAACAGATATTCACCAGATTGATTTGTTTTAGAGCTAAAGCTTAACCCTCGAATCTTATCTCCATGTCCACCATCATTTTTGTCAGGACTATCAATATATCCAAACAACTTCCCATTATTTACGTTCCAAAGCTTAATTGTGCGGTTGTCGCTAGCGGTCGCTAAAAATTTCCCATTAGGGCTAAAACTTACAGCCCAAATAGTACATCTTTTATCACTGCACTGCTCGGTAGGAATCTCTTTAAACTTGCTAGTAGCTAAGTTTAATAATCTGACAACACCATCCTTAGACCCTGATATAGCCAATGTTTTTCCGTTAGGACTGAAACTCATGTCTAAAATCTGAAAGCCTACTTTGATGGTTTTGAGTAAGCTACCATCCAATGACCAAAACTTAATAGAACCATCTTTACTTGCTGATATTAAAGTTTTTCCATCTGGATTGAAAATTGCTCTATAAACTTCATTGCCATGCCCTAAAAATGTTTGTAGAAGTTTGCCATCTGTGTTCCACAGCTTGACAGTACCATCACTGCTTGTAGAAGCAAACATTTTGCCATCTGGACTGAAGCTAAGACCAC contains these protein-coding regions:
- a CDS encoding S-layer family protein, with amino-acid sequence MNSRAIVRDEVASDVYDGLRLRPWSDIRNLTAYHTTTEVTAQTRVPREVLVQATGWRRNFLGKIELVADKSPTQGEQPLTCAAIPR
- a CDS encoding DUF928 domain-containing protein is translated as MKRRYLASTLSAIALIASTGWTSAYAVTFTPPPGKGAPNQATGGASRGNLFTPPPGKGTPRQATGGASRGNLFTPPPGKGTPRQATGGASRGNLFTPPPGKGTPRQATGGASRVGTYYLNPSTISATEAAALIALLPENFYGTTVSERPTILVYLPESNAQEALFSLKDEVGNMQYQMKIPVAEKTGVIAIKLPANAPALAIGKNYQWFLALKVDGTLSPSTPYVDGWVQRIQPSAELATAMQDQDVLKQAIAFGKNGVWYDCVATLAAAYTAEPSNANLRKQWEELLSSASLKEIVTATLLASSN
- a CDS encoding CHAT domain-containing protein, which encodes MLFQIKQQRWLYISLTILSLCLAVSMTPAKASLQNLSPSTSLSSAQSTNWLEQGRNLYRSGSFTEAVTAWQTAVQYYRQQGDRLNEALSLSYLSLAQQELNQWQAAQQSIEQSLKLLQTAKPAADSILWAQALNTQANLQLHTGKAETALESWQQAQKYYDQAGDTMGSLGSQINQAQALQSLGFYRRSKQQLEALTQKIQGMPDNEIKVSGLRSLGLALQIIGDSGNSQQILEQGLAIANKIAARPYLSSILLNLGKNAVDLQDPQAALDYFEQAQQIATNPGDQLQARLAQFKLFLYYDKPELAAALAPQLLQQFGELPTSHSSLYAGINFVSTVNRLKNPEQIIPLKDLAQLMAVTVKSAQQIQDGPAEAHALHQWGQIYRRTQQFSEAQGLAQKSLHIARQLQANDIIAQSAWQVGQLYKQQGDRAQAISAYTEAVKALKALRSDLVAVNPDVQFSFRESVEPVYRELVGLLLEHETDQGAQTKGEKLVTPQEQPSQAELMQARELIEALQIAELDNFFREACLDRTQQIDQVDPTATVVYPIILPDRFTVILSKAGQPLRSYVTHKSQAEVEQTLDNFLEALNPVSDSQYRDRLSQQIYDWLIRPGEAEQAFTDTKTLVFVLDGRLRNIPIAALYDGKQYLIEKYAVALSPGLQLMATRSHRQQKINAIVGGISQSRAGFSALPAVESEVKQISKAVSSSMLLNQDFTSQALAERVKFSSAGIVHLATHGQFSSRLEDTFLLTWDGQVNVKELSELLKNRGSDPSKAIELLVLSACDTAAGDDRAVLGLAGLAVKSGARSTIATLWPVKDRAASMLMTRFYDQLRQPKITKAEALRQAQINLIRQTDFHDPFFWSAFVLIGNWI